The Salegentibacter mishustinae genome includes a window with the following:
- a CDS encoding DoxX family protein, translating to MNSQILVSRRSIQLLRVMLSGIFLVASLHHLFNIKKTVNRIDQASFKGLAYFFGNPELLVILSGVVMLIAGFALLIGFKTRWTAIILLAVLIPITLTVQVGQITTLGPLFKNIAIAGGLLFFILNDFKDQQTTKI from the coding sequence ATGAATTCACAAATTTTAGTGAGTCGTCGCTCTATACAATTATTACGGGTGATGCTTAGCGGGATATTTCTCGTAGCCAGTTTACACCATTTATTCAATATTAAAAAAACCGTAAATAGAATTGACCAGGCCAGTTTTAAAGGACTTGCCTATTTTTTCGGAAACCCTGAATTGCTAGTAATTCTATCTGGCGTGGTTATGCTTATTGCGGGTTTTGCCCTGCTTATAGGTTTCAAAACTCGCTGGACTGCCATAATTCTACTGGCAGTTTTAATTCCCATTACCCTTACTGTGCAGGTAGGACAAATTACAACGCTGGGGCCGCTTTTTAAAAATATTGCAATAGCCGGCGGACTCCTGTTTTTTATCCTCAACGATTTTAAAGATCAACAAACAACAAAAATATAA
- a CDS encoding DsrE family protein — MKNSILIFTAFFMLFSITTNAQNHDPEKNNYVVLTKKIPQLQPILITAEELQKEDGHHFGDFQVIVCGQTVKGLTDKEQMQKFIQRAKKANVAIKACGFSLKKFGVDPKAIPSEMEVVENGILYDFQLQKKGYFSIEL; from the coding sequence ATGAAAAATTCAATTTTAATCTTTACAGCTTTTTTTATGCTGTTTTCAATAACTACAAATGCTCAAAACCACGATCCTGAAAAAAATAATTATGTGGTTTTAACCAAGAAAATTCCGCAGTTACAGCCCATTTTAATTACTGCGGAAGAGCTACAAAAAGAGGATGGACATCATTTTGGTGATTTCCAGGTTATTGTTTGCGGCCAGACCGTAAAAGGCTTAACCGATAAAGAACAAATGCAAAAGTTTATCCAACGAGCCAAAAAAGCCAATGTTGCCATTAAGGCCTGCGGATTTTCCCTCAAAAAATTTGGTGTAGATCCTAAAGCGATTCCATCAGAAATGGAAGTTGTTGAGAATGGAATCCTATATGATTTTCAACTTCAGAAAAAGGGATATTTCAGTATAGAGCTTTAA
- the accC gene encoding acetyl-CoA carboxylase biotin carboxylase subunit, whose amino-acid sequence MKKILVANRGEIALRVMKTIQKMGIKTVAVFSKADRNAPHVKFADEAVCIGEAPSNESYLKGDKIIEVAKELGVDGIHPGYGFLSENAGFAENVEKNGITWIGPGSKAIKIMGSKLAAKDAVKAYDIPMVPGIDEAITDPEKAKKIAKEIGFPILIKASAGGGGKGMRIVEKEKDLEDQMKRAISEAESAFGDGSVFIEKYVSSPRHIEIQVLADTHANYFHLFERECSIQRRHQKVVEEAPSVVLDDKLRKQMGKAAVKVAKACDYVGAGTVEFLFDENKNFYFLEMNTRLQVEHPVTEYITGIDLVEQQIKIARGEKLKLLQEDLKIKGHAVELRVYAEDPMDNFMPSVGKLEKYTIPKGENIRVDNGFEEGMEVPIYYDPMLAKLITYGKTREEAIQLMIKAIKEYEVEGVMTTLPFGKFVFEHEAFRSGNFDTHFVKKYYSAEKLEDEIQEEAKLAALVALKKYLEDGQQLRIPQN is encoded by the coding sequence ATGAAAAAAATATTAGTAGCCAATAGGGGAGAGATTGCGCTTCGGGTAATGAAAACCATTCAAAAGATGGGAATCAAAACAGTAGCCGTTTTCTCTAAAGCCGATAGGAACGCGCCTCACGTAAAATTTGCCGACGAGGCGGTTTGTATTGGAGAAGCGCCTTCTAATGAATCTTATCTTAAAGGCGATAAAATAATCGAAGTAGCAAAAGAATTAGGCGTAGACGGGATTCATCCCGGGTATGGTTTTTTAAGTGAAAATGCCGGTTTTGCAGAAAATGTAGAAAAAAATGGAATTACCTGGATTGGCCCGGGTTCTAAAGCCATTAAAATTATGGGAAGTAAACTTGCAGCAAAAGATGCGGTTAAAGCTTACGATATCCCAATGGTTCCCGGAATAGATGAAGCCATTACCGATCCTGAAAAAGCTAAGAAAATTGCTAAAGAGATCGGTTTTCCTATTTTAATAAAAGCTTCTGCCGGTGGTGGAGGAAAAGGAATGCGTATTGTTGAAAAAGAGAAGGATCTGGAAGACCAAATGAAACGTGCCATAAGCGAAGCTGAATCGGCTTTTGGTGATGGTTCTGTTTTTATTGAGAAATACGTGTCGTCCCCAAGGCATATAGAAATACAGGTTTTAGCAGATACCCACGCAAATTATTTTCACCTGTTTGAAAGAGAATGCAGTATTCAGCGTAGACACCAAAAAGTGGTAGAAGAAGCTCCTTCGGTTGTTCTTGATGATAAACTGAGAAAGCAAATGGGAAAAGCTGCGGTAAAAGTAGCCAAGGCTTGTGATTATGTTGGTGCCGGTACTGTAGAATTCTTATTCGATGAAAATAAGAATTTCTATTTTCTTGAAATGAATACACGTTTGCAGGTAGAACATCCCGTAACCGAATATATAACTGGGATTGATCTGGTAGAACAGCAAATTAAAATTGCCAGGGGCGAAAAGCTAAAGTTGCTTCAGGAGGATTTAAAGATAAAAGGGCACGCCGTAGAACTTAGGGTTTATGCAGAAGATCCTATGGATAATTTTATGCCAAGTGTTGGAAAGCTTGAAAAATATACTATTCCTAAGGGAGAAAATATTCGGGTAGATAATGGTTTTGAAGAAGGGATGGAAGTTCCTATTTATTACGACCCGATGTTGGCGAAATTAATTACTTACGGGAAAACGCGTGAAGAAGCAATTCAATTAATGATAAAAGCCATAAAGGAATATGAAGTTGAAGGGGTAATGACCACGCTTCCTTTTGGAAAGTTTGTTTTTGAACACGAAGCTTTTAGAAGCGGAAACTTTGATACACACTTTGTAAAGAAGTATTATTCCGCCGAAAAACTTGAAGATGAAATTCAGGAAGAAGCAAAACTTGCTGCTTTGGTAGCCTTAAAAAAATATCTGGAAGACGGGCAACAATTGCGTATACCTCAAAACTAA
- a CDS encoding class I SAM-dependent methyltransferase translates to MKEMKAHWEEVYAKKSYPETSWYQEKPEISLNFIDQLELPYTSKIIDIGGGDSNLVDFLMKEGYRDISVLDISKEALEKAEARLGAEAEKITWINADVSSFEATQTYHLWHDRAAFHFLTEDQQIENYVRTLENSVIPGGFVIIATFSKNGPTKCSGRTVKQYDKEDLENLLEAKFNLVESKNIDQTTPTGAIQNFTFCCFRKK, encoded by the coding sequence ATGAAAGAGATGAAAGCCCATTGGGAAGAAGTATATGCAAAGAAATCTTATCCTGAAACAAGTTGGTATCAGGAAAAACCTGAGATTTCATTAAATTTTATTGACCAACTAGAATTGCCTTATACCTCTAAGATTATAGACATTGGTGGGGGAGATTCTAATCTTGTAGATTTTTTAATGAAAGAAGGTTATCGCGATATTTCGGTTCTGGATATTTCTAAAGAAGCTTTGGAAAAAGCTGAAGCCCGATTGGGTGCCGAAGCCGAAAAAATAACCTGGATAAATGCTGATGTTTCAAGCTTTGAAGCAACCCAAACATATCATCTTTGGCACGATAGAGCAGCATTTCATTTTTTGACTGAAGATCAGCAAATTGAAAACTATGTTCGTACACTGGAAAATTCGGTTATTCCTGGTGGCTTTGTAATTATTGCAACTTTTTCAAAGAATGGACCTACAAAATGTAGCGGCCGTACGGTTAAGCAATATGATAAAGAAGATCTTGAAAATTTACTTGAAGCCAAATTTAATCTTGTGGAAAGTAAAAACATAGATCAGACAACCCCAACGGGAGCTATTCAGAATTTTACGTTTTGTTGCTTCAGGAAAAAATAG
- a CDS encoding class I SAM-dependent methyltransferase, whose amino-acid sequence MKEFWDERYAEPDYVYGKAPNKYFKEKLDEIQLGEILFPAEGEGRNAVYAAKKGWRVSAFDISKEGRDKALKLANSEGVEIDYQVGKLPDMDYKTEQFDAIALIFAHFSPEDKHSYFAEFRNLLKPGGTIIFEAFSKAQIDVQKENPKSGGPKNAEMLFSKEELQTSFNGFKFEEFEDKLIELSEGKYHNGKAAVIRFVATKP is encoded by the coding sequence ATGAAAGAGTTTTGGGATGAACGCTACGCCGAGCCGGATTATGTTTACGGAAAAGCTCCGAATAAGTATTTCAAAGAGAAACTTGATGAAATACAGCTTGGAGAAATTTTGTTCCCGGCAGAAGGAGAAGGCCGAAATGCAGTTTACGCGGCTAAAAAAGGCTGGAGGGTTTCTGCTTTTGACATTAGTAAAGAAGGCAGGGATAAAGCCCTTAAGTTGGCAAATTCAGAAGGTGTAGAAATTGATTACCAGGTTGGGAAATTGCCCGATATGGATTATAAAACGGAACAGTTTGATGCTATAGCTTTAATTTTCGCTCATTTTTCACCGGAGGATAAACACAGCTATTTTGCCGAATTTAGAAATCTATTAAAGCCTGGGGGAACTATTATTTTTGAAGCTTTTAGTAAAGCGCAGATAGATGTTCAGAAAGAAAATCCAAAATCTGGTGGTCCTAAGAATGCTGAAATGTTGTTTTCAAAAGAAGAATTACAAACCAGTTTTAACGGATTTAAATTCGAGGAATTTGAAGATAAATTAATAGAACTTTCTGAAGGGAAATACCATAATGGCAAAGCAGCGGTAATTCGTTTTGTAGCTACAAAGCCGTGA
- a CDS encoding PepSY-like domain-containing protein — MKRLFITGLLVFFGLTFGHAQKSELPEMVSAYVSQLFPNEKIKTVKVDKGDNWETYEIKMSGGTELSFDQNNQPTEIKCKSRIPASALPLNIAGYVTKNHPNIKIVEYEMDEEGHEVELENGDELEFDPEGNFVEMD, encoded by the coding sequence ATGAAAAGATTATTTATAACAGGATTATTGGTATTTTTCGGACTCACTTTTGGGCATGCTCAAAAATCTGAACTACCCGAAATGGTATCAGCCTATGTTTCGCAACTTTTTCCGAATGAAAAAATTAAAACTGTAAAAGTTGATAAAGGAGACAATTGGGAAACTTATGAAATTAAAATGTCTGGAGGTACCGAACTTAGTTTCGACCAAAATAACCAGCCGACTGAGATAAAGTGTAAAAGCAGAATTCCCGCTTCAGCATTACCACTTAATATTGCAGGTTACGTGACAAAAAACCATCCCAATATTAAAATTGTAGAATATGAAATGGATGAGGAAGGACACGAAGTTGAACTGGAAAATGGAGATGAACTGGAATTTGATCCAGAAGGGAATTTTGTAGAAATGGATTAA
- a CDS encoding aldo/keto reductase — MSKMKLKYKYGLGGVAIGHGFKPISNEQAESTLKAAWEAGVRYYDTSPWYGLGLSERRFGHFLSSKKREDYVLSTKVGRVLKATKNIPEVMWQEPSPFDYKYDYSAEAVRRSVEDSLQRLGVAYLDYAFIHDLSPDHNGEYEEGVTWEDHFEVAKNGAMPELEKMKEEGLIKAWGLGVNTIDPILKTLEVAKPDVFLSAIQYSLVHHKDALKRLLPAIEKSEATLINAAPFNAGLLTGQKRYNYGGEMPEDISDSYKKILKIAEKHKVNLVAASLQFSLAPKAADTVLAGASKPEQVQENVKALEEKIPAEFWSDLKQENLIEQKAEVPA; from the coding sequence ATGAGTAAGATGAAATTGAAATACAAATATGGTTTAGGCGGTGTTGCCATAGGTCACGGCTTTAAACCTATAAGTAATGAACAGGCAGAATCTACATTAAAAGCTGCCTGGGAGGCTGGAGTAAGATACTACGATACTTCCCCATGGTACGGCCTTGGCTTAAGTGAAAGACGTTTTGGACATTTTTTAAGCAGTAAAAAGCGAGAGGATTATGTTCTTTCTACCAAAGTAGGCAGGGTTTTAAAGGCAACTAAAAACATCCCCGAAGTAATGTGGCAGGAGCCATCCCCTTTTGATTATAAATATGACTATTCTGCAGAAGCCGTGAGACGATCGGTTGAAGATAGTTTACAAAGATTAGGAGTAGCTTATTTAGACTATGCTTTTATTCACGATCTTTCTCCAGACCATAATGGAGAATATGAAGAAGGAGTAACCTGGGAAGATCATTTTGAAGTAGCAAAAAATGGCGCTATGCCAGAGCTTGAAAAGATGAAAGAAGAAGGCTTGATTAAAGCCTGGGGACTTGGAGTGAATACGATAGATCCTATTTTAAAAACCCTGGAGGTTGCCAAACCAGATGTATTCCTTTCGGCTATTCAATATTCTTTAGTGCATCATAAAGATGCTTTAAAGCGTTTATTGCCCGCTATTGAAAAAAGTGAAGCTACTTTAATAAATGCCGCTCCTTTTAACGCCGGACTTCTTACAGGCCAAAAACGTTATAATTATGGCGGGGAAATGCCTGAAGATATTAGCGACAGTTATAAAAAGATTTTGAAAATTGCTGAAAAACATAAGGTTAACCTTGTGGCGGCATCCTTACAATTCTCTTTAGCTCCAAAAGCAGCAGATACCGTGCTGGCTGGTGCAAGTAAACCAGAACAGGTTCAGGAAAATGTGAAAGCACTGGAAGAAAAAATTCCGGCAGAATTCTGGTCAGATTTAAAACAGGAAAATTTAATTGAACAAAAAGCTGAAGTACCAGCTTAG
- a CDS encoding sterol desaturase family protein, which translates to MEKYFNIIANSFTGYFNYLVNEISNPSWTNYFYWLIGLSLLVWGLEILIPWRKDQKIFRKGFWLDTFYILFNFFLFSLVGYNAISNVAVELFNDFLGLFGVTNIVAIEVQNFPVWGQLLIMFVIADFIQWNVHRQLHKQPWLWEFHKVHHSVKEMGFAAQFRFHFMETVIYKSVQYIPLAMIGFGIQQFFVVHMFAVFIGHLNHANLGWNYGILGYLINNPKMHIWHHSKALPADRPHGMNFGLSLSIWDYLFGTAYIPQEGKNIELGFEGDEKFPEDFKSQMTFPFKKKNIQKSTQ; encoded by the coding sequence CTGGAAAAGTACTTTAACATAATAGCCAATTCTTTTACTGGGTACTTTAATTACCTGGTAAATGAAATTAGCAATCCGTCTTGGACCAATTATTTTTATTGGCTTATAGGCTTGTCGCTATTAGTTTGGGGCTTGGAGATTTTGATCCCCTGGAGAAAAGATCAAAAGATTTTTCGGAAGGGCTTCTGGCTGGATACGTTCTATATTTTATTTAATTTTTTCCTGTTTTCGCTGGTTGGGTATAATGCGATCTCCAACGTTGCCGTAGAATTATTTAATGATTTTCTGGGCCTTTTTGGAGTTACTAATATTGTAGCCATAGAAGTACAAAATTTCCCGGTGTGGGGGCAGTTGCTTATTATGTTTGTGATCGCAGATTTTATACAGTGGAATGTTCATCGACAATTGCACAAGCAGCCCTGGCTTTGGGAATTTCATAAAGTACATCACAGCGTTAAAGAAATGGGTTTTGCTGCGCAGTTTAGGTTCCATTTTATGGAAACTGTAATCTATAAATCGGTGCAGTATATTCCCCTGGCAATGATAGGTTTTGGAATACAGCAATTTTTTGTGGTTCATATGTTTGCAGTGTTTATTGGACATTTAAACCACGCCAATCTAGGCTGGAATTACGGTATTTTGGGGTATCTTATTAATAATCCAAAAATGCATATCTGGCATCATTCTAAAGCGCTTCCGGCGGACAGACCGCACGGGATGAACTTTGGCTTAAGTCTTAGTATATGGGATTATTTGTTCGGTACGGCATATATCCCGCAGGAAGGAAAAAATATAGAACTTGGTTTTGAAGGAGATGAAAAATTTCCAGAAGATTTTAAAAGTCAGATGACTTTTCCATTTAAAAAGAAGAACATACAGAAATCAACTCAATAA
- a CDS encoding bifunctional metallophosphatase/5'-nucleotidase → MKISLKTALILFSGIATIGLYTSCNNANGKNPEKNKDKTTKITILQTADIHGQLDSHPELFWEDEEIVFKERGGLAHIQTLFEEERAKNPNTVILDGGDLIQGSGYAALSEGKIFPEIIKNMDYDLLVPGNWEVVYGKKVMMNVLQGFETPVIVQNMFHQEDNKELFPPYWTKEIEGVKLGFIGINDPDVPVRQNPIFSEGIDFSGLNEGVEELILKVKKEEKVDALFLVTHFGIFKQVELANNPIAKDVDYIFGNDTHERVREPIQGKYAKVTEPGAFGSFVGKLNLYFKNGKIVDEEYELIEVDPKKYPANPKIAKLVDNAKRPYEEHLETVIGYTETPLYRYLTVENPMDNMITDAARWKTGADISISNGFRFGNPIVPENGKPAPITRANLWNLLPVNEKVKTGKATGKQIKDWLESEMHNAFAQTPTERFGGWMVRFSGMEVDFNSQNKKGERIKSVTVNGEKIQEDEYYTISACVRPGDPIDNLCRMPNVKNVEVQDYTIHEVVEEYLQKHSPVSPTLDGRSYCEYLGEKSFSTVPGTDYEFH, encoded by the coding sequence ATGAAAATTAGTTTAAAGACAGCATTAATCCTGTTTTCAGGCATTGCTACCATTGGTTTATATACCTCTTGCAACAATGCAAATGGTAAAAACCCAGAGAAAAATAAAGATAAAACCACTAAAATCACCATTTTACAAACTGCCGATATTCACGGGCAACTTGATTCTCACCCCGAATTATTTTGGGAAGATGAAGAAATAGTTTTTAAAGAACGTGGTGGCCTGGCGCATATTCAAACCCTCTTTGAAGAAGAACGTGCCAAAAACCCAAATACGGTAATTTTGGATGGTGGCGATCTTATCCAGGGAAGTGGCTATGCCGCTCTTTCGGAAGGAAAAATTTTTCCTGAAATTATAAAGAATATGGATTACGATCTTCTAGTGCCGGGAAATTGGGAAGTAGTCTATGGCAAGAAAGTAATGATGAATGTTCTACAGGGTTTTGAAACTCCTGTAATTGTTCAGAATATGTTTCACCAGGAAGATAATAAAGAGCTTTTCCCTCCCTACTGGACCAAAGAAATTGAAGGTGTAAAACTTGGGTTTATCGGGATAAACGATCCTGATGTTCCTGTAAGGCAAAACCCGATTTTTAGTGAAGGTATTGACTTTAGCGGATTAAACGAGGGCGTAGAAGAACTTATTCTGAAAGTAAAAAAGGAAGAGAAAGTTGACGCGCTGTTTTTGGTAACCCATTTTGGGATTTTTAAGCAGGTAGAATTGGCTAACAATCCAATTGCTAAAGATGTAGATTATATCTTCGGAAACGATACTCACGAACGCGTACGGGAGCCTATTCAAGGGAAATATGCGAAAGTTACCGAACCCGGGGCTTTTGGCTCTTTTGTAGGTAAATTAAATCTTTATTTTAAAAATGGAAAGATTGTAGATGAGGAATATGAGCTGATAGAGGTTGATCCGAAAAAATACCCGGCCAATCCTAAAATTGCTAAACTAGTCGATAATGCAAAGAGACCCTATGAAGAACATTTGGAGACCGTGATTGGTTATACCGAAACGCCACTTTACCGCTATTTAACGGTTGAAAACCCCATGGATAATATGATCACCGATGCTGCCAGATGGAAAACCGGTGCCGATATTTCTATCTCTAATGGATTTCGTTTTGGAAATCCCATAGTTCCCGAAAATGGAAAACCGGCGCCTATAACCCGGGCTAATTTATGGAATTTGCTCCCGGTGAATGAAAAAGTAAAAACCGGAAAGGCTACCGGAAAACAGATAAAAGACTGGCTGGAAAGTGAGATGCACAATGCCTTCGCCCAAACTCCAACCGAGCGTTTTGGCGGCTGGATGGTTAGATTTTCTGGAATGGAAGTAGATTTTAATTCTCAGAATAAAAAAGGAGAACGAATAAAATCTGTTACGGTAAATGGCGAGAAAATCCAGGAGGATGAGTATTATACCATTTCTGCCTGTGTGCGGCCCGGAGACCCAATTGATAATCTTTGCCGAATGCCGAACGTTAAAAATGTTGAGGTACAAGACTATACTATTCACGAGGTAGTGGAAGAATACCTACAAAAACATTCCCCGGTTTCACCGACCCTGGATGGGCGTTCTTATTGCGAATATTTAGGTGAAAAATCTTTTTCTACGGTTCCCGGAACCGATTATGAATTCCACTAG
- a CDS encoding MBL fold metallo-hydrolase, producing the protein MKIKQFKDEPLAHYSYALVSNGEMAVVDPSRNPMQYYKYAEDNGAKIVAVFETHPHADFVSGHLQIQEETGAKIYISEKVGVDYPHTPFDEGDEVQIGSVSVKALHTPGHSPDSLTFIAEEKGETAMFSGDTLFIGNVGRPDLREKAGNMKAKRVELAKQMYNTMQTKFNDLPDDTIIYPAHGAGSLCGKNMSDASSSTLGNERQGNWAFKEQTEEEFVEEILKDQPFIPAYFGFNVDLNRNGALNVQKAKYEVPVKLNVDAAPEEGKTIVDARDGDAYKKGHLPNSINIMARSESDKYETWLGAIIKPNEEFYLVVNSVDQIDELLERTAKVGYEKQMKGVLTLSEKVSKSSDDFDLKDFKENKDKYTIVDIRNAGEIAEGKIFENAKAIPLNELRDRADELPEDKPFMVHCAGGYRSAAGSSILENKFKNTKVYDLSEAIKEFNNK; encoded by the coding sequence ATGAAAATAAAACAATTTAAAGACGAACCTCTAGCGCATTATTCTTATGCCCTTGTAAGTAATGGAGAAATGGCAGTGGTAGATCCCAGCCGAAATCCTATGCAGTATTATAAATATGCTGAAGATAACGGCGCAAAGATTGTTGCAGTTTTTGAGACGCATCCACACGCCGATTTTGTAAGTGGACATTTACAAATTCAGGAAGAAACAGGTGCTAAAATCTATATTAGTGAAAAAGTTGGGGTAGATTACCCACACACTCCTTTTGATGAAGGGGATGAGGTGCAAATAGGAAGTGTTAGTGTAAAAGCTTTACATACACCTGGTCATTCGCCAGATAGTTTAACATTTATTGCTGAAGAAAAAGGAGAAACAGCTATGTTTAGTGGAGATACCCTTTTTATCGGAAACGTAGGAAGACCAGATTTACGTGAAAAAGCCGGAAATATGAAGGCAAAACGTGTAGAACTTGCAAAGCAAATGTATAACACGATGCAAACCAAATTTAACGATTTGCCAGACGATACTATAATTTACCCTGCTCACGGTGCAGGTTCGCTTTGCGGAAAAAATATGAGTGATGCTTCTTCCAGTACACTGGGAAATGAACGCCAGGGAAACTGGGCATTTAAAGAGCAAACTGAAGAAGAGTTTGTGGAAGAGATCTTAAAAGATCAGCCTTTTATTCCTGCTTATTTTGGTTTCAATGTAGACCTAAATAGAAATGGAGCTCTAAACGTGCAGAAAGCGAAATATGAAGTGCCGGTAAAACTTAATGTAGACGCAGCACCAGAAGAAGGAAAGACCATAGTAGATGCTCGAGATGGAGATGCTTATAAAAAAGGACATTTGCCAAACAGTATCAATATTATGGCTAGATCAGAAAGTGATAAATATGAAACCTGGTTGGGAGCCATCATTAAACCAAATGAAGAGTTTTACCTGGTGGTTAATAGTGTAGATCAAATTGATGAACTATTGGAAAGAACCGCAAAAGTAGGTTACGAAAAGCAAATGAAAGGTGTGCTTACTTTATCTGAAAAAGTTTCAAAATCTTCAGATGACTTTGATCTAAAAGATTTCAAAGAAAACAAGGATAAATATACTATTGTAGATATTAGAAATGCTGGAGAAATTGCTGAAGGTAAAATCTTTGAAAATGCAAAGGCAATTCCTTTAAATGAGCTAAGAGACCGTGCCGATGAGTTACCGGAAGATAAACCGTTTATGGTGCACTGTGCCGGTGGATATCGCTCTGCAGCCGGAAGCAGTATTCTTGAGAATAAATTTAAGAACACTAAGGTTTATGATCTAAGTGAAGCGATTAAAGAATTTAATAACAAGTAA
- a CDS encoding acetyl-CoA carboxylase biotin carboxyl carrier protein subunit — MEKKYKVKVNDSYEFEFTKDQITSLDTQEIADKHYHLLKENRSFKAEVFTENFLQRQYDIKINSNTYKVAISNELDLLIEEMGLSIGSAQMINDIKAPMPGLILEVNVEEGAEVQEGDYLLVLEAMKMENTLTAPRDGVVKSVSIKKGETVEKNQLLIEME; from the coding sequence ATGGAAAAAAAATATAAGGTTAAGGTTAATGACTCTTATGAATTTGAATTTACCAAAGACCAAATTACTTCTTTAGATACCCAGGAAATTGCAGATAAGCATTACCACCTGCTAAAGGAAAATCGCAGTTTTAAAGCTGAGGTTTTTACCGAAAATTTTCTTCAGCGACAATACGATATTAAGATCAACTCCAATACTTATAAAGTAGCCATTTCTAATGAGCTGGATTTGCTTATTGAAGAAATGGGACTTTCCATTGGGAGTGCACAAATGATCAATGACATTAAAGCACCAATGCCGGGACTTATCCTGGAAGTTAACGTAGAAGAGGGTGCTGAAGTGCAGGAAGGTGATTACTTGCTCGTTTTAGAAGCGATGAAAATGGAGAACACGCTAACTGCTCCCAGAGATGGAGTGGTTAAATCTGTTTCGATCAAAAAAGGGGAAACGGTAGAAAAGAATCAGTTGTTAATTGAAATGGAATAA
- a CDS encoding DsrE family protein codes for MMKKIGILILVFMLGVSGFAQTKSGIEKNNYVVSTSKIPQLEPIILTAEALKQEDGHKFGDFQIILYGRNVKELTDKEKMKNYVEKAKAAGVEIKVCKLSINFLKIDIKDLHPYVKVVDHAFTHLLQLQKNKNYYSIEL; via the coding sequence ATGATGAAAAAAATAGGAATTCTAATCTTAGTCTTTATGCTGGGCGTTTCAGGTTTTGCTCAAACAAAATCAGGAATTGAGAAGAATAATTATGTAGTATCTACTTCCAAAATTCCACAGTTAGAACCAATAATTCTTACTGCTGAAGCATTAAAACAAGAAGATGGACACAAATTTGGTGATTTTCAGATAATCCTTTATGGACGAAATGTTAAGGAGCTTACAGATAAAGAGAAGATGAAAAACTACGTTGAAAAAGCTAAAGCTGCGGGCGTGGAGATAAAAGTTTGTAAACTCTCTATAAACTTTTTAAAAATTGACATAAAAGATTTACATCCCTACGTAAAGGTAGTAGACCACGCCTTTACACATCTTTTACAATTACAAAAGAATAAGAACTACTACAGTATAGAACTATAA